The following nucleotide sequence is from Streptomyces pactum.
GGTCCGGCTGACCCCCGGCCCGGCCGACGCGCTGGAGCGCTGGGCCCGCCCACGCCCCGCCCCCGCCCCCGCCCGCCACGCCACCCGGTCCCAGCGGTCCTCGCCGAGACCTGGCGCGTGCTGACCGCGCTCACCGCGACCGGGCGCCCCACCTGGCGTCCCACGCGGGCGCCCGCCGTCCCCCGCGCCGTCCTGCTCTCCCGCCGCAGCGCCGAACCGCCTCTCCCCGGCGTCCCGGACGGCGCCGTCCTGGCCCGGGTCGCGTCGGCCGCGCGCACCGCGCGGCCACCCTCCTGGTCGGTGGTCACCGGCCGGCCGGCGACCGGGCCGGGGTCTTCGCCCCTGGCGGCCCTCGCCGCCCGCGCGGCGCGGCAGGAGTGGCTGACCGGCGTGGGGGCCCTGCTCCTCGCCCACGGCTGCCCCGACGACGCGCCCCCCGCCCGGATCCGCCGCGACCACCTGCTCGCCGGTTACGGGGCCGGACTCGCCCAGGCCGTCGCGGCCGCCCGCGGCCTCGCCTCCCGCCCCGTCGGCTCCTGGCAGCACGGATCCGGGCCGGGCGACGGCCCCGCCGACATCGTCCACGCCCTCGCGCTCGGCGCCGGCCCCGACCCCCGCACCGGAAGGAACGACGGCTCATGATGCTCCACCCCGAGCTCCTGCGCACCGCCCGGACCGCACGCCGCCCCCTGCTCGGCGCCACCGCCCTGCTCGGCGCCGTCACCGTCACCCACCTGGCGCAGGCCGCGCTGCTGGCCGTGGCCCTGTCCCGGACCGCCCGCGGCGACACCTCGGCACTGCCCGCCCTGCTGGCCGGTGTCCTCGCCACCGTCGCGGTACGCGCCGTCCTCACCCACCGCCAGCGCACCCTGGCCGTCCGCGCCGGGGCCCGCGCCCGCACCGGCCTGCGCGACGAACTGTTCGTCCGGCTCGGCACCCTCGGCCCGGCGCGCGGCACGGGCAACCGCGCCGGTGCCGTGCGCGCCACCCTGGTGGACGGCGTCGAGGGCGTCGACGCGTACATCTCCCGCTACCTGCCGCAGCTGCTGGTCACCTGCGTCGTGCCGCCGCTGCTGCTGGTCGCGGTCGCCGCGATCGAGCCGTACGCGCTCCTCTTCCTCTGCCCCGCACTCGTCCTCGCCCTCTTCGCCCCCCGCTGGTGGGACAAGCTGCTCGCCCGGCGCGGCCAGGAACACTGGGGCTCCTACGAGGCCCTGTCCGCCGACTACCTGGAGGCACTGCAGGGCATGCCCGCCCTGCGCGCCGCGGGCGCGGTCGCCCACACCCGGGCCCGCCTGGAGGAGCGCTCCGCGGCCCTGCACCGGGCCACCGTGGCCAAGCTGCGCGTCTCCCTGATGGACACCGGCATCACCGACCTGGCCGTCCAGGGCGGCACGGTGGCCGCCGCGCTCGTCGCGTGCGCGTCCGCCGCGTCCGGCCGGACCACCGCCACCGGCACCTACCTGCTGCTGATGCTCGCCTCGGAGTGCTTCCGCCCGCTGCGGGACCTGTCCCGCGAATGGCACGCCGGATACCTGGGCGTCTCCGCCGCGGACGGGATCGCCGAACTGCGCACCGCGCCACCGGCCGTCCCCGACACCGGGACCGCCCCGTTCCCGCGCCGGCCACCGGCCATCCGCTTCCAGGACGTGCGCTTCACCCACCCCGGGGCCGCCCGGCCGGCGCTGCGCGGCGTGACCTTCACCGCCGAGGCCGGCCGGACCACCGCCGTCGTCGGCCCCTCCGGCGCGGGCAAGTCCACCCTGCTGGCGCTCCTGCTGCGGCAGTGGGAGCCGGACACCGGACGGGTGACCGTGGCCGGCCGGGACTGCGCGGCCTACCCGCTGGCCGCGCTGCGGCGCGGCATCGCGGTGGTGTCGCAGGAGACGTACCTGTTCGCCGCGTCGATCGCGGACAACCTCCGGCTCGCCCGCCCCGGGGCGAGCGACGAGGAACTGCGCGCGGCCGCCCGCGCGGCCGGCGTCCACGACGAGATCGAACGCCTGCCGGACGGCTACGGCACGCAGGTCGGCGAGCGCGGGGCCACCCTCTCCGGCGGGCAGCGGCAGCGGCTGGCCCTGGCCCGCGCCCTCCTCGCCGACGCGCCGGTCCTGGTGCTCGACGAGGCCACCAGCGCGGTCGACGAACGGCGCGAGGCGCGCATCGGCCGGGCCCTGCTGCACGCCGCGCGCGGCCGCACCTGCCTGGTCGTCGCCCACCGGCTGGCGTCCGTGCGGGACGCGGACCGGATCGTCGTCCTCGACGGCGGCCGGGTGGAGGCCACCGGCACCCACGCCGGCCTGCTCGCCCAGGGCGGTCTGTACGCCCGGCTGACCGCCGCCGGACAGCCCTGCCAGGAGGCGGTGTGACCAGCGCACCGGAACAGCGGACCGCGGCCCCGGCACGCCCCGGGCCGGATCCGTCCCCGGCCGGCGGACGGCCGGCAGCCCCCGCCACCGACGCCGACCCCGACCGGGGCGCCCTGCGCACCCTGCTG
It contains:
- a CDS encoding ABC transporter ATP-binding protein/permease produces the protein MMLHPELLRTARTARRPLLGATALLGAVTVTHLAQAALLAVALSRTARGDTSALPALLAGVLATVAVRAVLTHRQRTLAVRAGARARTGLRDELFVRLGTLGPARGTGNRAGAVRATLVDGVEGVDAYISRYLPQLLVTCVVPPLLLVAVAAIEPYALLFLCPALVLALFAPRWWDKLLARRGQEHWGSYEALSADYLEALQGMPALRAAGAVAHTRARLEERSAALHRATVAKLRVSLMDTGITDLAVQGGTVAAALVACASAASGRTTATGTYLLLMLASECFRPLRDLSREWHAGYLGVSAADGIAELRTAPPAVPDTGTAPFPRRPPAIRFQDVRFTHPGAARPALRGVTFTAEAGRTTAVVGPSGAGKSTLLALLLRQWEPDTGRVTVAGRDCAAYPLAALRRGIAVVSQETYLFAASIADNLRLARPGASDEELRAAARAAGVHDEIERLPDGYGTQVGERGATLSGGQRQRLALARALLADAPVLVLDEATSAVDERREARIGRALLHAARGRTCLVVAHRLASVRDADRIVVLDGGRVEATGTHAGLLAQGGLYARLTAAGQPCQEAV